A section of the Ruania halotolerans genome encodes:
- a CDS encoding ABC transporter ATP-binding protein — protein MHDFPPEVPEYPTRQAGATTTGQIGDASDRVTRELPDTRSPSRFLLWLLRRQAYAMVGMFLTGILVFLPGAAGPYFVGRAVDEGIVAGSWDGLLTWSLILLGVIAVAASVGVLMHTYAVHGWVSALYRTTKLVTRKTTQMGHVLPQRIPTGEILSVSSSDSDKYGALSEVMGRAMAALFAYLVVVGLVLSTSVPLGLITLVAAPVLVFVAAPLLRPLHRRQAVERSRASELTSLATDIVAGLRILRGIGGERTFGANYAKQSQLVRHAGVSAGIWQAAVEAVGTLFSGLFLVTLTWFGTRLVAQDELTVGQLISFFGYAVFMVVPIYTFFELVQKWVQSLVSARKTITLLEQEPPWEEPATPAPLPADAPIHDELTGFTARPGVLTVVVSAVPDDTAALADRLGRYLVSAAEPVSTELEEGVKGKRARQTRAEREAARRAQAEKDREKARRRWGVTVGGVDLSQASLAEVRERILVSDTASMVFGGTLQQALDPHGRLTRAEAEQAMYVASADDVFEALPNGWQGHLDERGRGLSGGQRQRLVLARAVAADPDIAVFVEPTSAVDAHTEARIAERLSAHRRGRTTVIASVSPLLLHHADRVAFLSDGRLAAEGTHEELLATNADYRRVVVRSMEDDPLDDDPPPMPPPNLDGPDGPEGTAARVGSDAPGDRLDDPAEPAGAPAGVPTHSHPGTLGPHPEEARHD, from the coding sequence GTGCACGACTTCCCTCCGGAGGTACCTGAGTACCCCACCCGCCAGGCCGGCGCCACCACCACCGGGCAGATCGGGGACGCCTCGGACCGGGTGACCCGGGAGCTTCCCGACACCCGGAGCCCGTCCCGGTTCCTCCTGTGGCTGCTGCGCCGGCAGGCCTATGCGATGGTCGGGATGTTCCTCACCGGGATCCTCGTGTTCCTCCCTGGTGCCGCAGGTCCGTACTTCGTGGGGCGCGCCGTCGATGAGGGCATCGTCGCCGGCTCCTGGGACGGTCTGCTCACCTGGTCGCTGATCCTGCTCGGCGTGATTGCCGTGGCCGCCTCGGTGGGTGTGCTGATGCACACCTACGCCGTGCACGGTTGGGTGAGCGCGCTCTACCGCACCACCAAGCTGGTCACCCGCAAGACCACGCAGATGGGTCACGTGCTGCCGCAGCGGATCCCCACTGGGGAGATCTTGTCCGTGTCCTCCTCGGACTCGGACAAGTACGGTGCGCTGAGCGAAGTGATGGGCCGCGCGATGGCGGCGCTGTTCGCGTACCTGGTGGTGGTGGGCCTGGTGCTGAGCACGTCGGTGCCGCTCGGCCTGATCACGCTGGTGGCCGCACCGGTGCTGGTGTTCGTCGCCGCGCCTCTGCTGCGACCGCTGCACCGGCGCCAGGCCGTCGAGCGCAGCCGTGCCTCCGAGCTCACCTCCCTGGCCACCGATATCGTGGCGGGTCTGCGGATCCTGCGCGGCATCGGCGGTGAGCGGACGTTCGGTGCGAACTACGCCAAGCAGTCACAGCTCGTTCGCCACGCCGGGGTCTCGGCCGGGATCTGGCAGGCCGCCGTCGAGGCCGTGGGCACGCTGTTCTCCGGCCTGTTCCTGGTCACGCTGACGTGGTTCGGAACCCGCCTGGTGGCCCAGGATGAACTGACGGTGGGCCAGCTGATCAGCTTCTTCGGCTACGCGGTGTTCATGGTGGTGCCGATCTACACGTTCTTCGAGCTTGTGCAGAAGTGGGTGCAGTCGCTCGTGTCCGCCCGCAAGACGATCACCCTGCTGGAGCAGGAACCGCCGTGGGAGGAGCCCGCCACCCCGGCCCCGTTGCCTGCCGACGCTCCGATTCACGACGAGCTCACGGGCTTCACCGCCCGCCCGGGTGTGCTGACTGTGGTGGTTTCCGCCGTTCCGGACGACACCGCCGCCCTCGCCGACCGGCTCGGCCGGTATCTGGTCTCCGCAGCGGAACCGGTGAGTACGGAACTGGAGGAAGGGGTGAAGGGCAAGCGCGCCCGGCAGACGCGGGCTGAGCGCGAAGCCGCACGCCGTGCCCAGGCCGAGAAGGACCGGGAGAAGGCCCGACGGCGGTGGGGCGTCACGGTCGGTGGGGTGGACCTCTCCCAGGCGAGCCTGGCCGAGGTCCGCGAGCGCATCCTGGTCTCCGACACGGCCAGCATGGTCTTCGGTGGCACCCTGCAGCAGGCGCTCGACCCGCACGGGCGCCTCACCCGGGCCGAGGCGGAGCAGGCGATGTACGTGGCCTCGGCCGATGACGTCTTCGAAGCGCTCCCAAACGGGTGGCAGGGGCACCTGGACGAACGCGGGCGTGGTTTGTCCGGAGGTCAGCGGCAGCGGCTGGTCTTGGCTCGTGCGGTGGCCGCCGATCCGGACATCGCCGTTTTCGTGGAGCCGACTTCCGCGGTGGACGCACACACTGAGGCACGCATCGCCGAACGGCTCAGCGCGCACCGGCGCGGGCGCACCACGGTGATCGCCTCGGTCTCCCCCTTGCTCCTGCACCACGCCGACCGGGTGGCGTTCCTCAGCGATGGCCGGCTGGCCGCAGAAGGCACACATGAGGAGTTGCTGGCCACGAACGCCGACTACCGGCGGGTGGTGGTGCGCAGCATGGAGGACGATCCGCTCGACGACGATCCGCCCCCAATGCCGCCGCCGAACCTGGACGGACCCGACGGGCCCGAAGGAACAGCCGCGCGGGTCGGGTCCGATGCCCCGGGTGACCGGCTCGACGATCCGGCCGAACCGGCCGGCGCCCCGGCCGGCGTGCCCACACACTCACACCCCGGCACCCTGGGCCCGCACCCCGAGGAGGCCCGCCATGACTGA
- a CDS encoding MFS transporter — protein MDRRLLPSLVAANLVLAVMYAAVAGVLVPAQVARAAPEDKEAVLAVIMTASSLLTVLMRPALGVATDRTRSRWGQRSPWLVGGAAGAALALVLLGQASTALAIGVGWLIVQPALNTIEAPLDAVLADRVPESQRPRVSAFFGAGAAVGLAVGAGGAGLLLGFEGIYPALAVLLLATVVAFVLLNPERGTRPRGPSLSLRHAWRSPALRIVFGGRFTLVLGQQLVLGYLLYLVMDRTGAQVEEAGRLVTVLTGVHILAIVTGAVIASRVVGPRRVPWVLVATGLIALGLVIALVWPGIGGLAGYAVVAGAGRGLYLSADLALMLDLLPSPADAGRDLGVLGLATILPQVLAPALAGAVLVLTGGQYSWLFALALVAVATSGAIMARLLRRPYDPEPLPVKRP, from the coding sequence GTGGACCGCCGCCTCCTTCCCTCCCTCGTCGCAGCCAATCTCGTCCTCGCCGTCATGTATGCGGCCGTTGCGGGCGTGCTCGTGCCGGCTCAAGTCGCTCGAGCGGCTCCGGAGGACAAGGAGGCCGTGCTCGCTGTCATCATGACGGCATCGTCGCTGCTCACCGTGCTCATGCGCCCCGCGCTCGGAGTGGCCACGGACCGTACCCGGAGCCGATGGGGGCAGCGGTCACCGTGGCTCGTCGGTGGCGCAGCAGGGGCTGCCCTCGCGCTGGTGCTCCTCGGCCAGGCGAGCACGGCGCTGGCCATCGGCGTCGGCTGGCTGATTGTCCAGCCTGCGCTGAACACGATCGAGGCGCCCTTGGACGCTGTGCTCGCCGACCGTGTGCCGGAAAGCCAGCGACCCCGGGTCTCGGCGTTCTTCGGTGCCGGCGCGGCCGTCGGCCTCGCCGTCGGAGCCGGTGGAGCCGGCCTGCTCCTCGGGTTCGAGGGCATCTACCCGGCGCTGGCGGTGCTGCTGCTCGCCACCGTGGTCGCCTTCGTGCTGCTCAACCCGGAGCGCGGAACCCGGCCACGGGGCCCCTCCCTCTCGCTCCGCCACGCCTGGCGCTCTCCCGCGCTCCGGATCGTCTTCGGCGGCCGGTTCACGCTCGTCCTCGGCCAGCAGCTCGTGCTCGGCTACCTTCTCTACCTCGTGATGGACCGCACCGGAGCACAGGTGGAGGAGGCGGGCCGCCTCGTCACGGTGCTCACCGGCGTCCACATCCTCGCCATCGTCACCGGGGCAGTGATCGCCTCGCGGGTGGTGGGACCGCGGCGGGTCCCATGGGTGCTGGTCGCGACCGGGCTGATCGCCCTCGGACTGGTCATCGCGCTCGTGTGGCCCGGGATCGGCGGGCTGGCCGGCTACGCCGTCGTGGCCGGGGCGGGGCGCGGCCTGTACCTGAGCGCGGACCTGGCGCTCATGCTCGACCTGCTCCCATCGCCGGCGGACGCCGGTCGCGATCTGGGCGTGCTGGGCCTGGCGACGATCCTGCCGCAGGTCCTCGCGCCCGCCCTCGCCGGTGCAGTCCTCGTGCTCACCGGCGGGCAATACTCGTGGCTGTTCGCCTTGGCCCTGGTGGCGGTGGCGACTTCCGGAGCCATCATGGCGCGACTGCTCCGCCGGCCATACGATCCTGAGCCGCTACCGGTCAAGCGCCCCTGA
- a CDS encoding TetR/AcrR family transcriptional regulator translates to MAAGERALRADAARNREQIIDAARAAFASDGIDVSMAEIARRAGVGFATAQRRFPTKDDLIREIVADELSELQEATADPASTGDAWETFTAAIRACAAHQATQPGLAGAIADRVSAAALADSADHIGVMFTSIAQHASDAGILRPDVTLGDVLSILKGNAGVIAHSPGDEELASARFIEVALRGLRSS, encoded by the coding sequence ATGGCAGCTGGTGAACGTGCGTTGCGAGCGGATGCCGCGCGCAACCGAGAGCAGATCATCGACGCTGCGCGTGCAGCGTTTGCCAGCGACGGCATTGATGTCTCGATGGCGGAAATCGCACGGCGAGCCGGCGTCGGATTCGCCACAGCGCAGCGACGCTTCCCCACGAAAGACGACCTGATCCGCGAGATCGTTGCCGACGAGCTCTCCGAGCTCCAGGAAGCCACTGCAGACCCCGCTTCGACGGGCGACGCGTGGGAGACGTTCACTGCCGCGATTCGTGCCTGCGCCGCTCACCAGGCCACACAACCCGGGCTTGCCGGCGCGATTGCTGACAGGGTGAGCGCGGCCGCTCTCGCGGACTCCGCGGACCACATCGGAGTGATGTTCACCTCCATCGCTCAGCACGCGAGCGACGCCGGAATCCTGCGCCCCGACGTCACTCTTGGCGATGTTCTCTCGATCCTCAAAGGAAACGCGGGAGTGATCGCCCACTCGCCGGGAGATGAAGAGCTAGCTTCTGCACGCTTTATTGAGGTCGCACTGCGCGGCCTCCGATCTAGCTAG
- a CDS encoding ABC transporter ATP-binding protein, which yields MTESGSAQRGAEYLPGSAQTWLPPSQTPAIPPELRPPRTGTVRERTAAWRRRHLLREQRAQDTYARSRNPERGLPVASSSAVWAFLKSLLGNRKPILIGLLVLHSLAAVAGLLVPRILRELVDTAAAGNTVLSTLNALALAVAGVVVVQALLTFAARWISAVFGQDLLAAAREYVVHTVLRLPLGSVEGASTGDLVTRVTRDVGTMSESVRWGLPQAVVALVTVVLTLGAMALNSPLLSLPLLLSIPALAIAVTRYLKRAPAGYITEGSTYSDINSTLTETVEGARTVEAFGLGRRRRELGDADIEVSAQAERYTMSLRNLLFSVIDFAYSSPLVWTLLLGGVGYANGWVSLGQITAAILYIQAIVTPLDQLVANVDRLQVGVASTTRLLGIAEVPQDREPGDETPDGVKLTAEDLRFAYREGHDVLHGVDVDLVPGERLAIVGPSGSGKSTLGRLLAGINGPRTGSVTVGGVKLIDLELDVLRTEVALVTQEHHVFVGTIRDNVILAREHSPDAAVIEALQAVDAWDWVKRLPEGMGTVVGSGKVKLTPAQAQQIALARLVVADPHTLVLDEATSLIDPRTARHLEGSMSVLLEGRAVVAIAHRLHTAHDADRIAVVIDGRIAELGSHDELVDAGGAYADLWRAWTS from the coding sequence ATGACTGAGTCCGGTTCGGCCCAGCGTGGCGCGGAGTACCTGCCCGGTTCGGCCCAGACGTGGTTACCGCCCAGCCAGACGCCTGCCATTCCGCCTGAGCTTCGTCCACCCCGCACAGGCACCGTCCGCGAGCGGACGGCAGCCTGGCGGCGACGGCATCTGCTGCGCGAGCAGCGCGCCCAGGACACCTACGCCCGGTCCCGCAATCCCGAGCGAGGCCTCCCGGTCGCCTCCAGCTCCGCCGTCTGGGCGTTCCTGAAGTCACTCCTCGGCAATCGCAAGCCAATCCTGATCGGCCTGCTGGTGCTGCACTCGCTCGCCGCCGTGGCGGGTCTGCTGGTGCCCCGGATCCTCCGTGAACTGGTGGATACCGCCGCTGCTGGAAACACCGTGCTCTCGACGTTGAACGCCCTCGCGCTCGCCGTGGCCGGCGTGGTGGTGGTGCAGGCTCTGCTGACGTTCGCGGCCCGGTGGATCTCGGCCGTATTCGGTCAGGACCTGCTGGCCGCGGCACGCGAATACGTGGTGCACACGGTGCTGCGGCTGCCACTGGGTTCGGTGGAGGGCGCCAGTACCGGCGATCTGGTCACCCGTGTGACCCGGGACGTGGGCACGATGAGCGAGAGCGTGCGCTGGGGACTGCCGCAGGCGGTGGTGGCGCTGGTGACGGTAGTACTCACCCTCGGCGCGATGGCGCTGAACTCCCCGCTGCTCTCCCTGCCGCTGCTGTTGTCCATCCCGGCACTGGCGATCGCGGTGACGCGTTACCTCAAACGTGCCCCCGCTGGCTACATCACCGAGGGAAGCACGTACTCCGACATCAACTCCACCCTCACTGAGACGGTGGAGGGCGCCCGAACGGTGGAGGCCTTCGGGCTGGGCAGGCGCCGTCGGGAGCTCGGCGATGCCGACATCGAGGTGTCCGCGCAGGCCGAGCGGTACACGATGAGCCTGCGGAACCTGCTGTTCAGCGTGATCGACTTCGCCTACAGCTCTCCGCTGGTGTGGACATTGCTGCTCGGCGGCGTCGGGTACGCCAACGGGTGGGTGAGCCTCGGTCAGATCACGGCCGCGATCCTGTACATCCAGGCCATCGTCACCCCGCTGGACCAGCTGGTGGCGAACGTGGACCGCCTGCAGGTCGGGGTGGCCTCCACCACGCGTCTGCTGGGTATCGCGGAAGTGCCGCAGGACCGTGAGCCCGGGGATGAGACGCCCGACGGCGTGAAGCTCACGGCTGAGGATCTGCGGTTCGCCTATCGCGAGGGTCACGACGTGCTGCACGGGGTGGATGTGGATCTCGTGCCGGGTGAACGGCTGGCGATCGTGGGCCCGTCCGGCTCGGGAAAGTCGACCCTGGGCCGGCTACTCGCCGGGATCAACGGGCCGCGAACCGGCTCGGTGACGGTCGGTGGGGTCAAGCTCATCGATCTCGAACTGGACGTGCTGCGCACCGAGGTGGCGCTCGTGACGCAGGAGCACCACGTGTTTGTGGGCACGATCCGGGACAATGTGATCCTGGCCCGCGAGCATTCCCCGGACGCCGCGGTGATCGAAGCGCTGCAGGCCGTTGACGCGTGGGACTGGGTGAAGCGGCTCCCGGAGGGAATGGGCACGGTGGTCGGTTCCGGGAAGGTGAAACTCACCCCCGCTCAGGCTCAGCAGATCGCTCTGGCTCGCCTGGTGGTGGCCGATCCGCACACGCTCGTGCTGGACGAGGCGACAAGCCTGATCGACCCACGCACGGCCCGGCACCTGGAGGGGTCGATGTCTGTGCTGCTTGAAGGACGGGCAGTGGTGGCGATCGCGCACCGGCTGCATACCGCGCACGACGCGGACCGGATCGCCGTGGTGATTGACGGCCGGATCGCCGAACTCGGCAGCCACGATGAACTGGTGGACGCGGGCGGTGCCTATGCCGACCTCTGGCGCGCCTGGACCAGTTGA
- a CDS encoding NAD(P)-dependent alcohol dehydrogenase, whose translation METMRAVLFNRYGGPDELYVATLPVPEVQAGGVLVQVDATSVNGADLLLRSGKLGLLTGRRFPKQLGIDFVGTLVAADTGANLGGLSIGERVWGTVDERGGARSLAEFVSVPAMQIAQAPDSLTPEEAVTLLAGGTTVHTGLVEKVRVQRGQRVLVRGAAGGVGSVAVQFAKARAAHVTALAGASSMEFVRELGADVVHDYRTTPCQSLGVYDVIFDAHGSDLLAFRRLLAPGGRMVSIAFDKNAPARSLLGIAASTVFGARRIRFFRGKPTRRDFQRLTAQVERGEIQPVLDRAFPLSGSAHAHAALEGHGIRGKVVISLSERG comes from the coding sequence ATGGAGACCATGCGAGCAGTCCTGTTCAACCGGTACGGCGGTCCGGACGAGCTGTACGTGGCGACCCTTCCAGTGCCAGAGGTGCAGGCGGGAGGCGTCCTCGTACAGGTGGACGCCACCTCAGTCAATGGCGCAGATCTGCTGCTTCGATCAGGAAAGCTCGGACTGCTCACCGGCCGTCGCTTTCCGAAACAACTGGGAATCGACTTCGTCGGAACCCTCGTCGCCGCCGATACCGGAGCCAATCTTGGCGGACTCTCCATCGGCGAGCGCGTCTGGGGGACGGTCGACGAACGCGGAGGGGCCCGCTCGCTCGCCGAATTCGTGAGCGTTCCAGCAATGCAGATCGCTCAGGCGCCGGATAGCCTCACTCCAGAGGAGGCGGTCACGCTCCTCGCTGGCGGCACGACCGTCCATACCGGCCTCGTGGAGAAAGTACGCGTGCAGCGCGGTCAACGTGTGCTCGTACGAGGCGCGGCAGGGGGAGTCGGCAGCGTGGCAGTGCAGTTCGCGAAGGCGCGCGCGGCGCACGTCACGGCACTTGCAGGTGCATCGAGTATGGAGTTCGTCCGCGAACTGGGGGCTGATGTCGTGCACGACTACCGGACAACGCCGTGTCAGAGCCTCGGGGTGTATGACGTCATCTTCGATGCGCACGGCAGCGATCTGCTCGCATTCCGTCGGCTGCTGGCACCCGGCGGAAGGATGGTCTCGATCGCTTTCGATAAGAATGCGCCAGCACGCAGCCTGCTGGGCATCGCCGCCAGCACGGTCTTCGGTGCGCGACGGATTCGGTTCTTTCGAGGGAAGCCAACGCGGCGCGACTTTCAGCGCCTGACCGCTCAGGTCGAGCGTGGCGAAATCCAACCGGTGCTCGATCGTGCGTTTCCTCTGAGCGGTTCCGCGCACGCGCACGCCGCGCTCGAAGGCCACGGCATACGGGGAAAAGTCGTCATCTCTCTTTCGGAGCGAGGATGA